One window from the genome of Gloeocapsopsis sp. IPPAS B-1203 encodes:
- a CDS encoding S-layer homology domain-containing protein, whose translation MTNLPPDPPSSPRSPLGFDEFIAILVAFSAIGAILFWSIGRRDRGFDWVGLPGLSTPSPSPTVSPTVAPTPTPTATVAPIIPLPTVAPTIPSPEALAPAQPRPFAGVVPIPAPVPQATPTPTPSPTPEQLQPIAFVDVPENHWARPFIDELSARGIVSGFAGDYFRPDEPVTRAEFAAILQAAFDQQLGPGEQAIAFTDVPADFWGVPAIGSAIRSGFMQGYPGNIFQPQQQIPRAQVLVALASGLNLPTPQNPTQVLGIFGDADQTPKWAVEQVAAATDAGLVVNYPETNVLEPNRDASRAEVTASIYQALVRAGRVEPIQSQYVVQQ comes from the coding sequence ATGACAAATCTCCCTCCCGACCCACCGTCATCGCCAAGAAGTCCCTTAGGATTTGACGAGTTTATCGCCATTTTGGTTGCTTTTAGCGCCATCGGAGCCATTTTATTTTGGTCAATTGGTCGTCGCGATCGCGGTTTTGACTGGGTTGGTCTTCCTGGGCTATCAACTCCATCGCCCTCACCCACTGTTAGTCCTACTGTTGCCCCAACTCCAACACCAACTGCAACTGTTGCACCGATAATACCACTCCCTACAGTAGCTCCTACCATACCGTCACCTGAAGCACTTGCACCCGCACAACCACGACCTTTTGCTGGCGTTGTTCCAATTCCAGCACCCGTTCCCCAAGCGACACCAACACCGACTCCTTCTCCTACTCCAGAACAACTGCAACCAATTGCTTTTGTTGATGTTCCCGAAAATCACTGGGCGCGTCCATTCATTGACGAACTTTCGGCACGTGGGATTGTCAGTGGCTTTGCTGGCGACTATTTTCGTCCCGATGAACCCGTAACGCGTGCAGAATTTGCGGCGATCTTACAAGCTGCTTTTGATCAGCAGCTAGGTCCTGGAGAACAGGCGATCGCTTTTACTGATGTCCCTGCTGATTTCTGGGGAGTTCCAGCGATTGGTAGTGCGATTAGAAGTGGCTTTATGCAAGGCTACCCAGGAAATATCTTTCAACCACAACAACAAATTCCTCGTGCCCAAGTATTAGTTGCCCTTGCCAGTGGTTTAAATCTACCAACTCCACAAAATCCTACTCAAGTACTGGGTATATTTGGAGATGCCGATCAAACTCCTAAGTGGGCAGTTGAACAGGTAGCTGCTGCAACTGATGCTGGTTTAGTCGTTAATTATCCTGAAACCAATGTCCTAGAACCAAACCGCGATGCTAGTCGTGCTGAAGTGACTGCCTCTATTTACCAAGCTTTAGTTCGTGCAGGTAGAGTCGAACCAATTCAATCTCAATATGTAGTGCAACAGTGA
- a CDS encoding homoserine dehydrogenase, translating to MNWYEKTVIKVGLLGLGTVGTGTAQVLFDTAGRHPLLEEIEIYRIGVRSLDKDRTLNLPREILTTDLESIVSHPEIDIVVEVLGGLEPARSLILKAIENGKHVVTANKAVISRYGDEIFTAANAAGVYVMLEAAVGGGIPVIQPLKQALSVNRIQAVTGIVNGTTNYILTRMQTEGSDFDEVLADAQKLGYAEADPSADVDGLDAADKIAILASLAFGGRIKLQEVYSEGIRSVSQADIAYADKLGFVIKLLAIAQRTQPTSALSVRVHPTLVTRSHPLASINGVYNAILIEGEPLGQVMFYGPGAGAGATASAVVSDIMNIAAVLKTKSNQVQTQSNPLLACSHQDYCAIAPMAELTTRFYARFLTKDRPGVIGKLGTCFGNYGVSLESIVQIGLQGDLAEIVVVTHNVREGNFHSSLDEIRTLEAVDSIPSVLRVL from the coding sequence GTGAACTGGTACGAAAAAACTGTGATTAAGGTTGGTTTACTAGGATTAGGAACCGTCGGCACGGGTACTGCACAGGTACTATTTGATACTGCTGGACGCCATCCATTATTAGAAGAAATTGAAATTTATCGAATTGGAGTGCGATCGCTTGATAAAGACCGTACTTTAAACCTCCCTAGAGAGATATTGACAACTGATCTAGAATCAATAGTCTCTCATCCGGAAATTGATATTGTTGTTGAAGTTTTAGGGGGATTGGAACCCGCGCGATCGCTCATCCTTAAAGCAATTGAGAACGGCAAACACGTTGTTACTGCCAATAAAGCCGTAATTTCGCGTTACGGAGATGAAATTTTTACAGCGGCAAATGCGGCTGGAGTTTACGTCATGCTAGAAGCAGCAGTGGGCGGCGGTATCCCTGTGATTCAACCACTCAAGCAAGCTTTAAGCGTTAACCGCATTCAGGCAGTAACAGGGATTGTTAATGGCACAACAAACTACATCCTGACACGGATGCAAACTGAAGGCAGTGACTTTGATGAAGTTTTAGCCGATGCTCAAAAACTTGGTTATGCTGAAGCCGATCCGAGTGCAGATGTTGATGGTTTAGATGCCGCAGACAAAATTGCGATTCTAGCTTCTTTGGCATTTGGCGGACGTATCAAGCTACAAGAAGTTTATAGTGAAGGAATTCGTAGCGTTAGCCAAGCAGATATTGCGTATGCCGATAAACTGGGGTTTGTTATTAAACTGCTAGCGATTGCTCAACGGACACAACCTACCTCAGCACTTTCAGTAAGAGTGCACCCCACACTGGTAACACGATCGCATCCTTTAGCAAGTATTAATGGAGTTTATAACGCGATTCTGATCGAAGGTGAACCCTTAGGACAAGTGATGTTTTATGGTCCTGGGGCTGGGGCTGGGGCGACGGCGAGTGCTGTTGTCTCAGATATTATGAATATTGCCGCAGTCTTGAAAACAAAAAGTAATCAGGTACAAACGCAATCCAATCCTTTACTTGCTTGTTCGCATCAAGATTATTGTGCGATCGCCCCAATGGCTGAACTGACAACGCGATTTTATGCTCGTTTTCTCACCAAAGATCGCCCTGGTGTGATCGGGAAATTAGGAACTTGCTTTGGCAACTACGGCGTTAGCCTAGAATCGATCGTCCAAATTGGTTTGCAAGGCGATCTAGCCGAAATTGTTGTTGTCACCCACAATGTCCGCGAAGGCAATTTTCACTCATCTTTGGATGAAATTCGCACCCTCGAAGCAGTAGACAGCATTCCTAGCGTACTACGAGTTCTTTAA
- the petH gene encoding ferredoxin--NADP reductase has translation MYNSSAADGAANTVSGSRVFIYEVVGLRQNEETDKTNYPIRQSGSVFIRVPYSRMNQEMRRITRMGGKIASIHSLSADGAVNGSSVMKMKASKSQGNGAVATSTTTTSEGNAIKSDDQKLNSEKKGKPMTQAKAKESHADVPVNIYRPNAPFVGKCVSNEELVGEGGIGTVRHLIFDISEGDLRYLEGQSIGIIPPGTDKKGKPEKLRLYSIASTRHGDHVDDKTVSLCVRQLEYKHPETGETVYGVCSTYLCHLEPGADVKITGPVGKEMLLPSDPNANVIMFATGTGIAPFRAYLWRMFKDEEKAANPDYEFKGFSWLIFGIPTTPNVLYKEELEEIQQKYPDNFRLTYAISREQKNPQGGRMYIQDRVAEHADELWKMIQQDNTHTYICGLKGMEGGIDEALSAAAAKDGVDWMDYQKQMKKAGRWHVETY, from the coding sequence ATGTACAATTCAAGCGCCGCTGATGGTGCTGCCAATACAGTATCTGGTAGCCGCGTTTTTATTTACGAAGTAGTGGGATTACGTCAGAACGAAGAAACTGACAAAACTAACTATCCCATCCGTCAAAGCGGTAGTGTCTTTATCAGAGTGCCTTACAGCCGTATGAATCAAGAAATGCGGCGGATCACTCGGATGGGCGGCAAAATTGCTAGCATTCACTCCCTGAGCGCTGATGGCGCAGTAAATGGTTCTTCAGTAATGAAGATGAAAGCAAGTAAAAGTCAAGGAAATGGCGCTGTAGCCACATCTACGACTACTACAAGCGAAGGTAATGCCATCAAATCAGATGATCAAAAGCTAAATTCTGAAAAAAAAGGCAAGCCTATGACTCAAGCAAAGGCTAAAGAATCGCACGCTGATGTTCCAGTTAACATCTATCGCCCGAATGCTCCTTTTGTTGGTAAGTGTGTCTCGAATGAAGAGTTAGTTGGTGAAGGTGGTATCGGTACTGTCCGGCACCTGATCTTTGATATCTCTGAAGGAGATTTACGATATCTTGAAGGTCAAAGTATTGGTATTATTCCCCCTGGAACTGATAAAAAGGGTAAACCAGAAAAACTACGGTTATACTCGATTGCATCAACACGGCATGGAGATCATGTTGACGATAAAACGGTATCGCTTTGTGTCCGGCAACTAGAATACAAGCATCCAGAAACAGGAGAAACTGTCTACGGTGTTTGCTCAACTTATCTGTGTCATCTCGAACCTGGTGCAGATGTGAAAATTACCGGACCTGTCGGTAAAGAAATGCTGCTACCGAGCGACCCCAACGCTAATGTCATCATGTTTGCTACAGGAACAGGTATCGCACCTTTTCGGGCCTACTTGTGGCGCATGTTTAAGGATGAGGAAAAAGCAGCAAACCCAGATTATGAATTTAAGGGTTTTTCTTGGTTAATCTTTGGAATTCCTACGACTCCCAATGTCCTATACAAGGAAGAACTCGAAGAAATTCAACAAAAATATCCTGATAACTTCCGCTTGACATACGCTATTAGCCGCGAACAGAAGAATCCTCAAGGCGGTAGAATGTACATTCAAGACCGCGTGGCTGAACATGCTGATGAATTATGGAAAATGATTCAACAGGATAACACCCATACTTATATTTGCGGTTTGAAAGGCATGGAAGGTGGCATCGATGAGGCGCTATCAGCTGCTGCTGCTAAAGACGGCGTTGACTGGATGGACTACCAAAAGCAAATGAAAAAGGCTGGTCGCTGGCACGTAGAAACGTACTAG
- a CDS encoding phosphoribulokinase: MTSKPDRVVLIGVAGDSGCGKSTFLRRLTDLFGEEFLTVICLDDYHSLDRKQRKETGITALDPRANNFDLMYEQIKALKNGQAIDKPIYNHETGMIDPPERVEPNHIIVVEGLHPLYDERVRSLLDFSVYLDISDEVKVAWKIQRDMAERGHRYEDVMQAINARRPDFEAYIEPQREFADVVLQVLPTNLIKDDKERKVLRVRMLQREGKEGFDPVYLFDQGSTIHWTPCGRKLTCSYPGMRLFYGSDVYYGRYVSVLEVDGQFDRLEEVSYIETHLSNTSTKYPGEMTHLLLQHREYPGSNNGTGLFQVLTGLKMRATYERLMAAKNKEAKVAVQV; the protein is encoded by the coding sequence ATGACCAGTAAGCCGGACCGCGTGGTTCTAATTGGCGTTGCCGGAGACTCCGGATGCGGGAAATCCACATTTTTACGCCGTTTAACAGATTTATTTGGAGAAGAATTTCTCACAGTTATCTGTCTCGATGACTATCATAGTTTGGATCGCAAACAGCGTAAAGAAACAGGAATAACTGCACTTGACCCTAGAGCAAATAATTTTGACCTAATGTACGAGCAGATTAAAGCGCTCAAAAATGGTCAAGCGATTGATAAACCGATTTATAACCACGAAACCGGCATGATCGACCCGCCAGAACGGGTAGAGCCGAATCATATCATTGTGGTCGAAGGTTTACATCCGTTGTACGACGAGCGAGTGCGATCGCTCCTCGATTTCAGCGTTTATCTTGATATCAGTGACGAAGTCAAAGTCGCGTGGAAAATTCAACGCGATATGGCAGAAAGAGGTCATCGTTACGAAGACGTGATGCAAGCCATCAATGCCCGTCGTCCCGACTTTGAGGCGTATATTGAGCCACAAAGAGAATTTGCTGATGTGGTTTTGCAAGTGTTGCCCACCAATTTAATCAAAGACGACAAAGAGCGCAAAGTATTGCGGGTACGAATGCTGCAGCGCGAAGGTAAAGAAGGCTTCGATCCAGTGTATCTATTTGACCAAGGTTCAACAATTCACTGGACGCCTTGTGGTCGAAAACTGACCTGCTCATATCCTGGAATGCGATTATTCTACGGCTCAGATGTTTACTATGGTCGCTATGTTTCGGTGCTAGAAGTCGATGGTCAATTCGACCGATTGGAAGAAGTCAGCTACATTGAGACGCATTTGAGCAATACTTCAACCAAGTATCCTGGCGAAATGACGCATTTATTGCTACAGCACCGCGAGTATCCTGGCTCGAACAATGGTACGGGATTGTTCCAGGTGTTAACAGGCTTGAAAATGCGGGCGACTTATGAGCGCTTGATGGCAGCTAAAAATAAAGAAGCAAAGGTTGCTGTTCAGGTTTAG
- a CDS encoding valine--tRNA ligase yields MTATVTNLPSLYEPFSTEAKWQKSWEENQVYTASPENGGEPYCIVIPPPNVTGSLHMGHAFESALIDTLVRYHRMKGRNTLWLPGTDHASIAVQAILEKQLKAEGKTRYDLGREKFLERAWQWKAESGGTIVNQLRRLGVSVDWSRERFTMDEGLSKAVLEAFVRLYEEGLIYRGNYLVNWCPATQSAVSDLEVESQDVNGHLWHFRYPLTDESGYVEVATTRPETMLGDTAVAVNPNDDRYKHLIGKMLRLPILGREIPVIADELVEMEFGTGCVKVTPAHDLNDFEMGKRHNLPFINIMNKDGTLNENAGLFQGQDRFVARQNVVQRLEADGVLVKVEEYKHTVPYSDRGKVPVEPLLSTQWFVKIRPLADRTLEFLDDRNSPEFIPQRWTKVYRDWLVNLKDWCISRQLWWGHQIPAWYAVSETNGEITDTTPFVVAQSAAAAQEKATAQFGKNVKLEQDPDVLDTWFSSGLWPFSTLGWPEQTRDLEFYYPTSTLVTGFDIIFFWVARMTMLAGHFTGQMPFKDVYIHGLVRDENNKKMSKSANNGIDPLILIEKYGTDALRYTLIKEVAGAGQDIRLEYNRKTDESVSVEASRNFANKLWNAARFVMMNLDGQTPQQLGSPISSELELSDRWILSRFYQVVQQTSDYIDKYGLGEAAKGLYDFIWGDFCDWYIELVKSRLQNKSTTASRQVAQQTLGYVLEGILKLLHPFMPHITEEIWHTLTQADANQFLALQSYPEVEQNLIDSELEQKFDLLIGTIRTIRNLRAEADIKPGIKVTAILQSENANERETLTQGQSYIQELAKIETLNITATVDQLESAIAGVIGTIQVLIPLTGVVDIEALRAKLKKDITKLEAEVKTLSTRLNNPNFVNKAPAEVVQGAKAALTEAETQLQILQERLRRLA; encoded by the coding sequence ATGACCGCAACTGTGACAAATCTGCCCAGCCTCTACGAACCCTTCTCCACTGAAGCCAAATGGCAGAAATCGTGGGAAGAAAACCAAGTTTACACAGCTAGCCCTGAAAATGGCGGCGAACCATACTGCATCGTGATTCCTCCGCCAAATGTTACGGGTAGTTTGCACATGGGACACGCCTTTGAAAGTGCCTTAATTGATACGCTGGTGCGCTACCACCGCATGAAGGGACGCAATACGTTGTGGCTTCCTGGTACGGATCACGCGAGTATTGCGGTGCAGGCAATTTTAGAAAAACAACTGAAGGCTGAAGGCAAAACGCGCTACGACTTGGGACGCGAGAAGTTTCTCGAACGCGCTTGGCAATGGAAGGCAGAATCAGGTGGCACAATTGTTAACCAGCTACGACGTTTGGGTGTGTCGGTAGATTGGTCACGGGAACGCTTCACAATGGATGAAGGCTTATCGAAGGCGGTTTTAGAAGCTTTTGTGCGGTTGTATGAAGAAGGGCTGATTTATCGCGGAAACTACTTAGTAAATTGGTGTCCGGCTACGCAGTCGGCAGTGTCTGATTTGGAAGTGGAAAGTCAGGACGTTAACGGGCATTTATGGCATTTTCGCTATCCATTAACTGATGAATCGGGTTATGTAGAAGTCGCGACTACGCGCCCTGAAACAATGCTGGGCGATACAGCAGTGGCAGTTAATCCGAATGACGATCGCTACAAGCATTTGATCGGCAAAATGCTGAGATTACCAATTCTCGGTCGGGAAATTCCTGTAATTGCGGATGAATTGGTTGAGATGGAGTTTGGTACGGGGTGCGTTAAAGTGACTCCCGCGCACGATCTGAATGATTTTGAGATGGGCAAGCGACACAATTTGCCGTTTATCAACATTATGAACAAGGACGGTACGCTGAATGAAAATGCCGGACTGTTTCAAGGACAAGATCGATTTGTTGCCCGTCAGAATGTGGTGCAGCGGCTAGAAGCGGATGGTGTTTTAGTTAAGGTAGAGGAATATAAACACACAGTACCGTATAGCGATCGCGGTAAAGTTCCCGTTGAACCGCTACTTTCAACGCAGTGGTTTGTCAAAATTCGCCCCTTAGCCGATCGCACTCTGGAATTTCTTGACGATCGCAATTCACCGGAGTTTATCCCGCAGCGTTGGACAAAGGTTTATCGCGACTGGTTGGTTAACCTCAAAGATTGGTGTATCTCGCGTCAATTGTGGTGGGGGCACCAAATTCCTGCTTGGTACGCTGTCAGTGAAACGAATGGAGAAATTACTGATACAACGCCGTTTGTCGTAGCGCAGAGTGCGGCAGCTGCTCAAGAAAAAGCGACTGCACAATTTGGGAAAAATGTCAAGCTAGAGCAAGACCCTGATGTTTTAGATACGTGGTTTTCTTCAGGATTATGGCCATTTTCGACTTTGGGCTGGCCTGAGCAAACTCGTGACTTGGAGTTTTATTATCCTACTTCCACCTTGGTGACAGGCTTTGACATCATTTTCTTCTGGGTTGCCCGCATGACAATGTTGGCAGGACATTTTACCGGACAAATGCCATTCAAGGATGTGTATATTCACGGCTTGGTGCGGGATGAGAATAACAAGAAAATGTCGAAGTCGGCAAATAATGGCATCGACCCATTGATTTTGATCGAGAAGTATGGTACTGATGCACTTCGCTACACTTTGATTAAAGAAGTTGCAGGCGCAGGGCAAGATATCCGGCTCGAATACAATCGCAAAACGGATGAATCAGTCTCAGTAGAAGCATCGCGTAACTTTGCGAATAAACTGTGGAACGCCGCGCGGTTTGTGATGATGAATTTAGACGGGCAAACACCACAACAGTTGGGTTCACCTATTAGCAGCGAATTAGAATTAAGCGATCGCTGGATTCTCTCGCGGTTCTATCAAGTCGTGCAGCAAACAAGCGATTACATTGATAAGTACGGATTGGGTGAAGCAGCGAAGGGACTTTACGATTTCATCTGGGGTGATTTCTGCGATTGGTACATTGAACTTGTGAAATCGCGTCTGCAAAACAAATCAACAACAGCTTCGCGACAAGTAGCTCAACAAACACTAGGATATGTTTTAGAAGGCATTCTGAAACTTCTGCATCCATTTATGCCACATATTACTGAAGAAATTTGGCATACGCTGACACAAGCAGATGCAAATCAATTTTTAGCGCTGCAATCGTATCCAGAGGTCGAGCAAAACTTGATTGATTCAGAATTAGAACAAAAGTTTGACCTACTGATTGGTACTATTCGCACAATTCGCAATCTACGTGCTGAGGCGGATATCAAGCCTGGAATTAAAGTCACAGCAATTTTGCAGAGTGAAAACGCTAATGAACGTGAGACTTTGACACAAGGGCAATCGTATATTCAAGAACTAGCAAAAATCGAAACATTAAATATTACGGCTACTGTAGATCAACTTGAATCAGCGATTGCTGGTGTAATTGGTACGATCCAAGTACTGATTCCACTAACAGGTGTCGTTGATATCGAAGCCTTGCGAGCAAAGCTCAAGAAAGATATTACAAAACTTGAAGCTGAAGTAAAGACACTTTCTACACGGCTCAATAATCCTAACTTTGTTAACAAGGCTCCAGCTGAAGTTGTCCAAGGAGCAAAAGCAGCGCTCACAGAAGCTGAAACACAGCTACAAATTCTCCAAGAACGGCTACGTCGTTTGGCTTAA
- a CDS encoding AarF/ABC1/UbiB kinase family protein: MNGKYSPSIRLDERVPTPVMQGNNLTVVEERIPHHSVIASNVEPETIRYDPIAIAEYFRHRPLEVFGRILRVLFPVISFAFGLWWDKQRSRAVKNERRRAIQLRELLTRLGPAYIKIGQALSTRPDLVPPLYLEELTQLQDQLPPFPNEIAYQFIEEELGDRPENIYAELSPQPLAAASLGQVYKGKLKTGETVAVKVQRPDLRECITVDLYILRRIATWANNIKRVRSDLVAILDEFGYRIFEEMDYIHEGENAERFAQLYGHIKDIYVPKIYWQYTQRRVLTMEWIVGTKLTQAEAIRAQGIDARYLVEVGVQCSLRQLLEHGFFHADPHPGNLLATPDGKLAYLDFGMMSEIKPQQRYGLIEAIVHMVNRDFEGLAHDYVKLDFLTPDTDLTPIIPALARVFNNALGASVAELNIKNITDELSALMYEYPFRVPAYYALIIRSLVTLEGIAINIDANFKVLSAAYPYVAKRLLTDPAPELRASLRDLLFRDGSFRWNRLENLLRNARSSQEYDFNQVLDQTIEFLSSERGAFIRNNLVDEIVKGIDALGQNTLQNVTSNLRDRILKAPLANRLAWAIEETPNASVEQEQTLEHIKRVWNILQDTQGFDASKIAPQIPQLLLKPELQRMGQQVASRLAQRAIARLIREVLVSPEPAYTNGQVKPRPALVSIPAKAKV; this comes from the coding sequence ATGAACGGAAAATATTCACCTTCAATAAGACTTGATGAGCGTGTGCCAACCCCAGTTATGCAAGGAAATAATCTAACCGTAGTAGAGGAACGAATACCACATCATTCAGTGATTGCAAGTAACGTAGAACCAGAAACCATACGCTACGATCCCATTGCGATCGCCGAGTATTTTCGCCATAGACCACTCGAAGTGTTTGGGCGGATACTCAGAGTATTATTCCCAGTTATCAGCTTTGCCTTTGGTTTATGGTGGGACAAACAGCGTAGCCGCGCAGTCAAAAATGAACGGCGTCGCGCAATTCAGTTACGCGAACTTCTAACTCGATTGGGACCTGCGTATATCAAAATTGGTCAAGCATTATCGACTCGACCTGATTTAGTTCCCCCTTTATATTTAGAAGAATTAACACAGCTACAAGATCAACTCCCGCCCTTTCCCAACGAAATTGCCTATCAATTTATTGAAGAAGAACTCGGCGATCGCCCCGAAAACATCTACGCCGAACTATCACCCCAGCCACTCGCTGCGGCTTCTTTAGGACAAGTTTATAAAGGCAAGTTAAAAACTGGGGAAACTGTTGCCGTTAAAGTTCAGCGCCCCGATTTACGTGAATGCATCACAGTAGATCTCTACATACTACGCCGCATTGCTACATGGGCAAACAACATCAAGCGGGTGCGTAGCGACTTAGTCGCAATTCTAGATGAGTTTGGTTATCGCATCTTTGAAGAGATGGATTACATCCACGAAGGAGAAAACGCCGAACGCTTTGCCCAGCTTTATGGTCACATTAAAGATATTTATGTTCCCAAGATTTATTGGCAGTATACACAGCGTCGTGTCCTTACGATGGAGTGGATCGTAGGAACTAAACTAACTCAAGCAGAAGCGATTCGCGCCCAAGGCATTGATGCGCGTTATCTTGTGGAAGTTGGTGTTCAATGTTCACTGCGCCAGTTACTCGAACATGGCTTCTTTCATGCCGATCCGCACCCAGGCAATTTACTAGCGACTCCTGATGGAAAACTAGCGTATCTCGATTTTGGCATGATGAGCGAAATCAAACCGCAACAACGCTATGGTTTGATCGAAGCGATTGTTCACATGGTTAACCGCGATTTTGAGGGTTTAGCTCACGACTACGTCAAGCTCGATTTTCTCACCCCAGACACCGATTTAACTCCAATTATTCCGGCTTTAGCACGAGTTTTTAACAATGCTTTAGGCGCAAGTGTTGCAGAGTTAAACATTAAAAATATTACTGATGAGTTATCAGCGTTAATGTACGAATATCCCTTCCGCGTTCCAGCATATTACGCCTTGATTATTAGATCGCTGGTGACGCTAGAAGGAATTGCCATTAATATCGATGCCAACTTTAAAGTTCTGAGTGCAGCTTATCCTTATGTTGCCAAGCGTTTATTAACAGATCCAGCCCCAGAATTACGCGCGTCTTTACGCGATCTTCTCTTTAGAGACGGTAGTTTTCGCTGGAATCGCTTAGAGAACTTATTACGTAATGCACGTAGTAGCCAAGAATATGATTTCAATCAAGTTCTAGATCAAACAATTGAGTTTCTCTCTTCCGAACGCGGTGCTTTTATTCGCAATAATCTGGTGGATGAAATTGTTAAAGGTATTGACGCTTTAGGTCAGAATACTCTACAAAATGTCACAAGTAACCTACGCGATCGCATTCTTAAAGCGCCTCTAGCTAATCGCCTCGCTTGGGCAATTGAGGAAACACCAAATGCATCCGTTGAGCAAGAACAAACGTTAGAACATATTAAGCGTGTTTGGAATATCCTTCAAGACACGCAAGGCTTTGATGCCTCAAAAATCGCGCCCCAGATACCACAGTTACTGTTAAAACCTGAATTACAGCGCATGGGTCAACAAGTTGCTAGCCGCCTAGCCCAGCGTGCGATCGCCCGTTTGATTCGAGAAGTACTCGTCTCACCCGAACCAGCATACACTAACGGTCAAGTTAAACCCAGACCTGCACTTGTTTCTATTCCAGCGAAAGCAAAAGTGTAG